Within the Bacteroidales bacterium genome, the region ATTTTATTATATGCCACGGTGATTCGGTAACCCAGGTAAGGGCCCTTGCTGATTCAGTTGAGGAAAAGTTGGAGGAGAAGCTGAGAATCAGTGTATCTCACCGAGAAGGTATTGAAAATGCACAATGGATACTGCTGGATTATGGTACGGCAGTAGTACATATATTTTTAAAAGAAGCCCGTGATTACTACAAACTTGAAGATCTTTGGGGTGACGCGGAAATAACCATGATTCACGAAGAATAGGAGATTCAACAGCATGGAAGAAAAAAAAGAAACAAAGCGCAAAGAGGAAGAAAAAAATACTACAAATAACAATAACACTCCCAAGCAGCCAGGTAATATGTTGGGCGGAAAACGTCCCAAATTCAATGCCATGTGGATATATGCCCTGATTGGCATTTCAATTATCCTGATCTATTTGTTCGATTCGGGACAGGGACCTGTTCCTATTGACTGGAAGTTCTTCCAGAATGAACTGCTTTTAAAAGGGGAGATTGACAAGATCGAAGTGATAAACGGACGCTATGCCCAGATTTATATCAAGCAGGAGAAACTCAGCGAACCTAAGCACCAGAAGAATTTCAGCAAGGGATTCAACACGTTTTCGAAGGCAGGTCCTCATTACACAATTCATGTAGGCTCAAACGATATTTTTATCAAGCAACTCGATGAGGCACAGGCGAATCTGCCGGAATCAGAGAAAATCTATCCCGAATTCCTCGAGAAACGCACTTTTGGTGACACACTGTATATATTGCTACCGTTAATTGTGCTTGTTATCATTTATATGGTCATATTCCGCAGGGTAAGTGGCGGTGGTGGAGGAGCAGGCGGCACAAATATATTCAACGTGGGTAAGTCAAAAGCCCGTATATTTGATAAAGACGAAAATATAAGGATTGATTTTAAGGATGTAGCCGGGCTTGAAGAGGCAAAAATGGAAGTAAAGGAAATAGTCGACTTCCTTAAAAAGCCCAAGAAATACACTGACCTTGGAGGTAAAATTCCTAAAGGCGCACTGCTTGTAGGTCCTCCGGGTACCGGAAAGACTCTGCTTGCCAAAGCGGTGGCAGGGGAAGCCCATGTACCTTTTTTCTCGCTTTCCGGGTCTGATTTTGTTGAAATGTTCGTGGGTGTCGGCGCATCCCGTGTACGCGACCTTTTTAAACAGGCCAAGGAAAAGGCGCCCTGTATTGTATTCATCGATGAAATTGATGCTATCGGGCGGGCCAGGGGCCGTAACCCGAACCTGGGTGCCAATGATGAACGCGAAAACACCCTTAACCAGCTTCTCACTGAAATGGATGGTTTCGCTTCAAATGCCGGTGTGATTATCCTGGCAGCCACCAACAGGGCAGACATTCTTGACAAAGCCCTTCTCAGGGCCGGCAGGTTCGATCGCCAGATATATGTTGAATTGCCTGACCTTAACGAGAGGAAGGAGATATTCAAGGTACACCTGCGCCCGATTAAAATTGATAAAGAACTTGATGTTGATTTCCTTGCACGTCAGACACCCGGTTTTTCCGGTGCCGATATTGCCAATGTTTGCAATGAAGCAGCCCTGATAGCCGCCCGTAAAAATAAGAAAACGGTTCAGAGACAGGATTTCCTGGATGCTGTTGACCGCATTGTCGGTGGTCTTGAAAAGAAAAACAAGATTATCACTTCGGATGAGAAGAAAACCATCGCCTATCACGAAGCCGGCCATGCAACGGTAAGCTGGATGCTTGAGCATGCAAGCCCGCTTGTTAAGGTTACCATAATCCCCAGGGGAAAATCACTGGGTGCTGCATGGTATCTGCCCGAGGAACGCCAGATAACAACCCGCGAACAGCTTCTTGAAGAAATGACTGCCACGCTCGGAGGCCGTGCTGCTGAAGACATAACATTCGGCCGTTTGTCAACCGGCGCTCTGAACGATCTCGAAAGAGTGACTAAACAAGCCTATGCCATGGTTACCTACTTCGGTCTCAGCGATAAGATCGGAAACCTGAGCTATTATGATTCTTCGGGACAAAGCGATTACTTCTTCCAGAGGCCCTATAGCGATAAAACCGCTGAAGTTATTGATTCAGAAGTGAAATCGATAATTGACGAGCAATATGTGCTTGCCAAGAATATCCTCACCGATAACAGGCAGGGATTGGTTCAGCTGGCAGAACAACTTCTTGAGAAGGAAGTGATTTTTACCGAAGACCTTGAAAGGATATTCGGAAAACGCAGGAAATCCGGTCAGGAAGCTGAATTGGCCGAAGTTCCCAGGACTACTGAATTAAATGCCGAAGGAGAAGATACGTTACAAAAAACTGAAAATTGAAAAACCTTTTTCAGCGAACTCTATCCGGTATTGTTTACCTGGTTCTCATTATAGGTTCACTCTTTGCAGGCAGGTATGCCTATGGCAGCGTTTTCATGTTGATCGGCATACTGGCCATGCTGGAGTTATACTCCATTTTTAACCTGGAAAAGAAGGGTCTCGTTACTCTGCCGGGACTTATCCTTACAGCATTAGCTTTTATCATTGGATTCTGCGTATCCTCAGGTTTATTGCCTGCAGAATATGCTGCAATAGCCCTTGTTTTTGGGATTTTACTTCTCATCACCGGACTTTACGTGAAGGACAGCGATGCAACAAAGATAATTCTTCCGGTAGTTACCGGACTGGTGTATGTAGCCCTGCCTTTTGCTTCAATGAACTATCTTGTCTTTCCACAAACTACGGGACACCAATATACGCACCGGATTATTCTCGGAATTTTCACACTCATCTGGATCAATGACACCGGCGCTTATGTAACCGGAATGATGATTGGCAGACATAAAATGTTTCCCAGGATCTCACCCAAGAAAACGTGGGAAGGACTGGCAGGCGGAACAGCGTTCACCCTTGTTGCATCGATCTGGATGAACCGGTTAATGGGAATTCTTGAGCCTGCCGATTGGATCGCTCTCGCAATCATCACCTCGATTTTCGGAGTGTATGGCGACCTCACCGAATCATTGCTCAAACGCAATGCAGGTATTAAGGATTCAGGAAATCTCATTCCCGGCCATGGCGGTATCCTCGACCGGTTTGACTCAATCCTTTTTGTGGTGCCGGTGGCGGTGATTTACCTTATGATAAGGGGAATTTAACGTCAAACCTCAAACCTCAAACCTCAAACGGTTTATTTAATCACCCCCAGCTCTTTCCCTATCTTCACAAACGCCTTTATAGCTTTATCCAGGTGCGCACGGGTATGAGCAGCTGAAAGCTGAACTCTTATCCTGGCTTCGCCTTTGGGTACAACCGGGTAATAGAAACCGATCACATAAATTCCTTCCTCGAGTAATCGTGAAGCAAACTCCTGAGAAAGACGGGCATCAAAAAGCATTACAGCTACAATAGCTGATTTTGAAGGCTTAATGGTGAATCCGGCCTTGATGATTTCATTCCTGAAATAATCTGTATTTTCATGAAGCCTTTCCTGCAATTCGGAGGTCTCTGACATCATATCGAACATGGCTATGCCTGCCTTTGTAATCATGGGAGGCAGCGAATTTGAGAACAGGTAAGGCCTTGAGCGCTGTCTCAGCATTTCAATGATTTCCTTTCTTCCGGTTGTAAAGCCGCCAATAGCGCCACCGAAAGCTTTACCCAGAGTTCCGGTTATAATGTCAACCTGTCCCCTGATATTGTAAAGCTCTGTCACGCCTCTGCCTGTATTTCCTACTACACCTGCCGAATGGCATTCATCAACCATAACAAGCGCATCATATTTTTCAGCCAGTTTGCAGATCTGGTCAACCGGGGCTACGTTTCCGTCCATGCTGAACACACCGTCGGTTACAATA harbors:
- a CDS encoding phosphatidate cytidylyltransferase, with translation MKNLFQRTLSGIVYLVLIIGSLFAGRYAYGSVFMLIGILAMLELYSIFNLEKKGLVTLPGLILTALAFIIGFCVSSGLLPAEYAAIALVFGILLLITGLYVKDSDATKIILPVVTGLVYVALPFASMNYLVFPQTTGHQYTHRIILGIFTLIWINDTGAYVTGMMIGRHKMFPRISPKKTWEGLAGGTAFTLVASIWMNRLMGILEPADWIALAIITSIFGVYGDLTESLLKRNAGIKDSGNLIPGHGGILDRFDSILFVVPVAVIYLMIRGI
- the ftsH gene encoding ATP-dependent zinc metalloprotease FtsH; protein product: MEEKKETKRKEEEKNTTNNNNTPKQPGNMLGGKRPKFNAMWIYALIGISIILIYLFDSGQGPVPIDWKFFQNELLLKGEIDKIEVINGRYAQIYIKQEKLSEPKHQKNFSKGFNTFSKAGPHYTIHVGSNDIFIKQLDEAQANLPESEKIYPEFLEKRTFGDTLYILLPLIVLVIIYMVIFRRVSGGGGGAGGTNIFNVGKSKARIFDKDENIRIDFKDVAGLEEAKMEVKEIVDFLKKPKKYTDLGGKIPKGALLVGPPGTGKTLLAKAVAGEAHVPFFSLSGSDFVEMFVGVGASRVRDLFKQAKEKAPCIVFIDEIDAIGRARGRNPNLGANDERENTLNQLLTEMDGFASNAGVIILAATNRADILDKALLRAGRFDRQIYVELPDLNERKEIFKVHLRPIKIDKELDVDFLARQTPGFSGADIANVCNEAALIAARKNKKTVQRQDFLDAVDRIVGGLEKKNKIITSDEKKTIAYHEAGHATVSWMLEHASPLVKVTIIPRGKSLGAAWYLPEERQITTREQLLEEMTATLGGRAAEDITFGRLSTGALNDLERVTKQAYAMVTYFGLSDKIGNLSYYDSSGQSDYFFQRPYSDKTAEVIDSEVKSIIDEQYVLAKNILTDNRQGLVQLAEQLLEKEVIFTEDLERIFGKRRKSGQEAELAEVPRTTELNAEGEDTLQKTEN
- the kbl gene encoding glycine C-acetyltransferase; protein product: MYGRIKQYLQQELKSIEDAGLYKKERIIVSPQDADIRLADGKQVVNFCANNYLGLSSHPALIKAAHETLDNHGYGMSSVRFICGTTELHKELEQKIADFFGTEDTILYAACFDANGGVFEPLLGEEDAIISDSLNHASIIDGVRLCKAQRYRYANADMADLEEQLKKASANRFKIIVTDGVFSMDGNVAPVDQICKLAEKYDALVMVDECHSAGVVGNTGRGVTELYNIRGQVDIITGTLGKAFGGAIGGFTTGRKEIIEMLRQRSRPYLFSNSLPPMITKAGIAMFDMMSETSELQERLHENTDYFRNEIIKAGFTIKPSKSAIVAVMLFDARLSQEFASRLLEEGIYVIGFYYPVVPKGEARIRVQLSAAHTRAHLDKAIKAFVKIGKELGVIK
- the rsfS gene encoding ribosome silencing factor, encoding MGSNDQLIQTIIEGILGKKGREVVNMDLAKLDYAACDNFIICHGDSVTQVRALADSVEEKLEEKLRISVSHREGIENAQWILLDYGTAVVHIFLKEARDYYKLEDLWGDAEITMIHEE